Proteins from a genomic interval of Molothrus ater isolate BHLD 08-10-18 breed brown headed cowbird chromosome 10, BPBGC_Mater_1.1, whole genome shotgun sequence:
- the CFAP410 gene encoding cilia- and flagella-associated protein 410 gives MRLSRAAVLAQAKAAALDGVRRLNCWGSHLTDISICRDLPNIEVITFSVNGISDLEPLHQCQNLSELYLRRNNIRSLDELFYLKTLPRLRVLWLAENPCCGPDPHRYRMTVLRNLPCLQKLDNQAVTEEELSQALVDGVEITAPPARSPVENGWCSTASSAAGATTEPQSLLSCSLEDTNKTQDELDMKLVPRGKYSSFSTQETDCSCKKRNNVLNAILLLMEELDAEGLEIIQQTAVRSLQALQKKELQEE, from the exons atGAGGCTGAGCCGGGCGGCCGTGCTGGCACAGGCCAAGGCGGCCGCGCTCGACGGCGTCCGCCGCCTCAACTGCTG GGGCAGCCACCTGACAGAT ATATCCATATGCCGGGATTTGCCCAACATCGAGGTGATCACGTTCAG CGTGAACGGCATCTCGGACCTCGAGCCGCTGCACCAATGCCAGAACCTGAGCGAGCTCTACCTGAGGAGGAACAACATCAGGAGCCTGGATGAGCTCTTCTACCTGAAGACGCTGCCGCGGCTGCGGGTGCTGTGGCTGGCGGAGAACCCCTGCTGCGGGCCCGACCCGCACCGCTACCGCATGACCGTGCTGCGcaacctgccctgcctgcagaaaCTCGACAACCAGG CTGTGACAGAGGAGGAGCTGTCTCAGGCGCTGGTGGATGGCGTGGAGATCACGGCGCCGCCGGCCCGCAGCCCTGTGGAGAACGGCTGGTGCAGCACCGCATCCAGCGCCGCCGGAGCCACCACGGAGCCCCAGagcctgctcagctgcagcctggaggaCACCAA CAAAACTCAGGACGAGCTTGATATGAAGCTTGTTCCCAGGGGTAAatattcctccttttccactcAAGAGACAGACTgcagctgcaagaagaga AACAATGTCCTGAATGCCATCCTGCTTCTCATGGAGGAACTGGACGCAGAGGGGCTGGAGATCATCCAGCAGACGGCGGTGAGGAGCCTCCAGGCCTTGCAgaagaaggagctgcaggaggagtgA